TAAAAACAATGCGAAATTTACAGTTTGTCTAGACCCCGGTCATGGAGGATACGATGTTGGGAGTATAAGCCCCTCCGGAGTTTATGAAAAAAATGTAACTTTAAATATTGCTCTTAAAGTAGGAAAAATTTTAGAAGAAAATAACATTAAAGTTGTATATACAAGAAGTAGTGATACTGTTTCTTGGCCATCTAATGTACGAGAAGACCTTAAAGAGAGAGTTAATGTATCAAATAAGTATAAACCAGATCTACTGGTGTCAATACATTGTAATGCAAACACAGGCCCTAGTTTTAATGGGGTTGAGACTTGGAGTAAAAATAATAGTATCTCATCAAAAAAACTTGCTGAAAATATACAAAATGAACTGGTCAGTCATAATTATACTTCAAATAGAGGAGTTAAATATGAAGGTACTCAACAATCTATATTTATATTAAAACATAGTACTTCTTCTGCAGTTCTAATTGAGACAGGCTTTATAACTAATATGTCAGATTCGGAATTTATAATTTCAGAAAATGGACAAGCAATTTGTTCTCAAGCTATAGCTGATGGTATTTTAAAATACCATAAAAACATAAAGAAATAATATTGCTAGTTTAAACTTAGTTTTTTATACATATGAAACTTAAAAGTTGTTATAAATAATCTATTTTATGATTAAACCACAAAAGGTACAATGTGGTGAATTTATGAAATTTCATAATTCAAGTAATGCGATACTTTTTGTGGGATAATCATTTTATATTGCTTTTATAGATAATAGTTCTTTAAGAACATACATACTTTTAATAAATTTTAAAATAGAAATTACTGAGATGATTAAGTTGACAAAAACCAAACCCGTAACATACTACTAGGTAAAAATCACACTCATAGCAGAGTTACTTGTCTCATATAACTGAAAAAATTCAAACCCATGAGTGTCCCTGTACCACTATGCATACTCTTTTATAACCGTATATACGCCATCTTCGTTATTAGTCTTTGCTACAAAGTT
The DNA window shown above is from Haloimpatiens massiliensis and carries:
- a CDS encoding N-acetylmuramoyl-L-alanine amidase family protein; translation: MPLKNSYSKKKNKLIRKKRKRKRKIIKLLFIQIIICISIVKLFNKLPILSSINTQNTLITDKNNAKFTVCLDPGHGGYDVGSISPSGVYEKNVTLNIALKVGKILEENNIKVVYTRSSDTVSWPSNVREDLKERVNVSNKYKPDLLVSIHCNANTGPSFNGVETWSKNNSISSKKLAENIQNELVSHNYTSNRGVKYEGTQQSIFILKHSTSSAVLIETGFITNMSDSEFIISENGQAICSQAIADGILKYHKNIKK